The Flavobacterium johnsoniae genomic sequence TTTCATCAAAGAAGGAAACAATCGTGTAATTCTTGCAACCGACGGCGATTTTAACGTAGGAAGTTCTTCTAATTCTGATATGGAAAAACTGATTGAAGAAAAAAGAAAAACAGGCGTTTTCTTAACTTGTTTAGGCTACGGAATGGGAAATTACAAAGACAGCAAAATGGAAATCTTAGCCGATAAAGGAAACGGAAATTATGCTTATATCGACAACATTCAAGAAGCGAATCGTTTTTTAGGAAAAGAATTTAAAGGTTCGATGTTTGCTATCGCGAAAGATGTAAAAATCCAGATCGAATTTAATCCAAAACAAGTGCAATCGTATCGTTTAATTGGGTATGAAAACAGAAAATTGCGTCCAGAAGATTTTAAAAATGATGCCATTGATGCGGGAGAATTAGGAAGCAATCATACCGTTACGGCTTTGTATGAAATTATTCCGACTGGCGTAAAAAGCGATTATTTGACTGCACAGCCAGATGATTTAAAATACACTAAAACAGAAACCAATTCTAACAATTACACCAACGAATTGGCAACGATACAATTCCGCTATAAAAAACCTGACGGCGAAAAAAGCATTGAAATGGTTCAGGTTATTGAAAACAAATCGGTTGTTTTAAACAAAGCAAGTGACGACATGAAATTTAGCTCTGCTGTAGCTTGGTTCGGATTGAAATTGAGAGATTCAAAATTAATCGCCGGCAAATCTTCTGAAGAAATTGTGAAATTAGCGAAACAAGGAAATTCAAATGACAGCGAAGGTTATAAAGCGGAGTTTATTCGTTTAGTTGAAACTTCAAAGCAGTACAATTAATAAAAATTATATTACATTTGAAAACCAATTTTAAAAACAATGAAACATCTATTTTTTGCGTTATTAGCATTCATCACTATTAATTCTTTTTCTCAAACAAAAATTTCAACAGACAAACCTTTTATTGATGTTTCTGGACTAGCCGATACATTAGTCGTTCCAAATAAAATCTGGATTAATGTGTTGCTAAGCGAAAAAGACTCAAAAGGAAAAAAATCTGTTGAAGATTTAGAAAACGAGATGATTTTAAAACTAAAAGAAATTGGCATTAACACAGAAAAAGACGTTAGTGTAAATGATATGTCAAGCAATTTCAAAAATTATATATTTAAACAAAATGATATTTTCAAATCAAAATCTTACTTTATTTTGGTTAAAAATGCGTCTGAAACTGCCAAAGTTTTTATTGGATTAGAAAAAATTGGCATTTCGAATGTTCGTATTGATAAAATTGAACATACTGACGAGAGAAAGATTAAACTTTTGATTAATGGAAAAGCGATATTAAATGCAAAAAAAACTGCTGAAAGTTTTACAAAACCATTAAACCAAAAGGTTGGAACCGCTCTTCAAATTACTAATAATGAAAGTATCAGTCCTTCTCGAGCAATGATGAATGAAGTAGTCGTAGTTGGATACGGAAAAAGTAAATCTTCAAATGACAATAATATCGAACCAAGTGTTGAATTTGAAAAAATAAAAATATCCAGTTTCGTTCAGGTAAGATTTCTTATAGAATAAATTTTAATAAACTCATATAAATTAATTACACGCAAAATTCATGAATCCCATTTTAAGCCAAAATCTATTTTTAGTAAAAGAACATGTCGGAATGTTTAAAGCTGCAAACAATTACGACATTTACAATCCAGAAACCAATCAAATTATTATGAATTGCCGAGAAAATAATCTTGGTTTTTTCACCAAAATACTTCGTTTTACCGATTATAAAAGAGCGACTCCATTTAACGTTGAAATTACAACTGCTTCTGGCGAAAAGTTAATTACTGTGAGAAGAGGCGTTGCAATTTTCAGATCGACTGTTGAAGTTTTAGACGAGAAAGATCGTTTGGTTGGAACATTCAAACAAAAATTCTTTTCTATTGGAGGAAAGTTTGACATTCTGGATAAA encodes the following:
- a CDS encoding SIMPL domain-containing protein (The SIMPL domain is named for its presence in mouse protein SIMPL (signalling molecule that associates with mouse pelle-like kinase). Bacterial member BP26, from Brucella, was shown to assemble into a channel-like structure, while YggE from E. coli has been associated with resistance to oxidative stress.) produces the protein MKHLFFALLAFITINSFSQTKISTDKPFIDVSGLADTLVVPNKIWINVLLSEKDSKGKKSVEDLENEMILKLKEIGINTEKDVSVNDMSSNFKNYIFKQNDIFKSKSYFILVKNASETAKVFIGLEKIGISNVRIDKIEHTDERKIKLLINGKAILNAKKTAESFTKPLNQKVGTALQITNNESISPSRAMMNEVVVVGYGKSKSSNDNNIEPSVEFEKIKISSFVQVRFLIE
- a CDS encoding LURP-one-related/scramblase family protein, with protein sequence MNPILSQNLFLVKEHVGMFKAANNYDIYNPETNQIIMNCRENNLGFFTKILRFTDYKRATPFNVEITTASGEKLITVRRGVAIFRSTVEVLDEKDRLVGTFKQKFFSIGGKFDILDKNERPVATLQGKWTGWDFKFSHENKQLAQVSKKWAGLGKEFFTSADNYVLQIEDTVAADSPLRQLILGAVMCIDMVLKE